DNA from Triticum aestivum cultivar Chinese Spring chromosome 7D, IWGSC CS RefSeq v2.1, whole genome shotgun sequence:
agagggatttggtggaatagttgttgtattgcttgagcctcgtgttgacaccagattttgacaTGGTCAAAAGCATAATTAACAAGACCTCAAATGAAAAAATGCTCAATGTGAGAAAGTTCCGTATCATCAAAAGGAGATACTTTGATATTTGGGTCATAGCCagccggtctcatctctaaggccgaagttatgTTCGAAATACTGCGATTCTGTatccagaacactattcggctgattatgccctcaagactgcctcgtatggaaaaatgatctacacggattgtcttcgtctcgtcgaaacgatcgatatTTATATAAAAATCGTTCAACGAGTtcttatgcaaaagttagagccatcggaatgcaGCTCTGTCAGGAGGCAGaaaatggcgcgccccaccagacaccctctCTGATTGGTAGCGCGAATAGTAGCCTATTTTGCGCGAGCGATTTGAccttcaagatgacctctgattaaaaaagttcaacatgaaagttgttcgtctcgtcgaaacggtcaagattgcttttggactcgtttccattcGAGGTCGTTTGCAACCACAAAaaggacccgcaaggtgcagccagtttaaaccgaacagttttggaaagttcggataaaaccaatccgaatttgactagggttttggacgtgaatccaagccttttccttgcacgggaagtccagctgccttttatatacctaaggggtaacggccgattgaacaacacacaattgaacaaatcatctaccactttttactttttatcttttatcttttctccttaaccctaattcttcttctcctcgttcttcgttcgttcttctcgttgcagggcggcgaacctcgaggccctaggggtggtcaggccgacctagggcagcccatagccaccgcgcgccctgacggggtccctcccgggcgcgtggggtttcgggtcttcaaaagcgcccaccggactgcttgcgtaccgcgcttccggacgggtctccttcgacgtgagctgatgttcatcacccccggtgtcgaggATACACGGTGATGTGTTCGTGCACTCATGGACATATATATAAGAGTACAATGATCTACttagagtacaagacaagccagaacaaatcatAGTCTATCTTGTGTTCCTaacaatcaatatactcaacaaGCAGAACTTCTGGAGCATACATTTTCAGGTGTGTGTTTTTGGATTGACCGATGCATGGATAAGACCCAACAATTCATACCAAGCGGGATTAAGGATTAAAAACCGGGCTTGCTAGCGCCGAGGAGGCGGCCACACAACAGTACCCCGGGCCAAGCAATCATAGTTCGGCAGAGCAATGAGGAGAAGACGGTGAGGAAGATGTCACGAGTGAGGCGATGGATGACAGAGTTAAGAGCCATCGTCAAGATGTGCATGCGAGTTCTTGTAATGTGTGGAGAGCTCGAGTGCATGAGTATTCTGAGGTAGTGGAAACACATCGCTGGTGAGGAAGAATTGTGGACGATagagtggaaaaggaaaaatattgaCGTAGAgcctctaagagcatctacagccggacataTCAAATCCGACACCTAAAACGTCCGCGGGCACTGACGGGTCAGTTCACAAATTTCATCTTCCACATCCACATATCTCATATCCGATCCTTTATATCCATACTAAACCATGCAACACTGATAAAAACATTGCAAATCATAAGCGGACATAGAAACAGACATACAAATACACAATCCATTCACCAAAAGATCACAGCTGGATTTTCAAAAGACAGCCAAAGTTCACATAATGCACATAAGACGACGGACAACTTGAAACTACATCTAAAACTTGAAATTAAGGTGGAGAAGACGAatcttcaccacttcctcgccggccCTTTCCCTTTCTGGTCGACGGTGCTGCTGTTGGCTTCGGCGGCTAGTGGAGGATCGTCCGAGTCGTCGGAAGAGGTGCCGTGGTCGTCGACGTCGAAGGAGTCAAAGTCGGAGATGACAATCAGCTCTTTGAGCCGTCGGATGGCCCTGTCATGTTGCCGCCAATCGAGCCACCTCCAccgctgcctccgccgcctcgTGCTCCGATTCCTCAATGGCAAGCTGGAGCGCCTTGGTGTTCTTCTGACGGAGCTGCCGAGCGTCCGTCTCCGCGGTCGTAAGCGACCGGCGGTAGAGCCAAGCGAGGTGCCGCTCGTCCTCGTTAGGCTGCGCCGGCAACCCGCGGTGGCGGCACACAGACTCTCCGCCGCGTCCGTCTCACTTGTCCGCTGCATCTCGCGGCGGGTGTCACGCGCCTCCGGTTCTAGCGTGCGAGTCTGGGCCGACAGTGCGGGCACTAGCACCCACCACTGCCCGCGTGGAGCAGCGGCCAGCGGGGGCAGTAGACAGCGTGGCTGAGGCGCAGACTGTGCATCCATCACGGTGCTGCGCGCAGACCGGGAGTGGCCAGTGCCGGCGTCCTTGCTTCGTCGGCGGGGGAGACGCGAGGCAGCTGATCCGTTTCTGCACCCGTATCCACCTTGGACCTCTTGAGGGCAATGCGGAGGACcagctccttgtcggtgtcaaattCGGAGTCGGAGCGGCTGCCGAAACTCGACTTGGTCGCCAGAGTCGTCGAACTGGATTTAATCGGAGAAATCGAAGGATGAGAAGAAGAGACGGAGCGAGAGCAGAGTGAGGTAGGATTTTTGGATTGGGGATATTTGTGGGGACGGAGTGTGGTAGGGGTGGGCCGGGCTAACGTGGTAGACGCGCCGGGGCGCGCCCGGGCCGCCCCATATCCGCCCTATATTTGGGCTGAATATGAGGGGCGCTGGACAGCTTGGTCATTAAAGGCCCGTTTGAGATGCCCGTTTGGGTTAGTGACCGGGCCGCCGCCCAAGCATTCGAGGCGAATTTGAGGCGCGTGGCTGTAGATGCTCTGACGCCGTTGAGGGAGCTGAAACTAGATAAATTGCGTCCCCTGTCTCCGGTGTCGTCACACAATTCGTTTGGCAGGTCTCCCTGTTACATAGCTCGACAACCAAATCGTAGAAGACCATCTACGCATGCACTATGACCGACGGATCGTCGACACGGCCATGAAACCGTGTGGAATGAGTTGTGTAGTAGTGATAGTGCGTAGCTTGCCTTGTGCGCAATCCGCGACCGAGTCGGCACCAGTAAAGAATAGACACGCAGATGGATCGCCGCCTGTACCACATCATGCATATGTTGTTTATAAATTTTTGTACGTAACTGTACATTTTACCCTTAGTCTATTAGCCGTCTGCTTCCTAATCTCCACCTAACGCTAATTCTGATGTATAAGAAAGGAAGACCAATGCGGCGACGACCACGACCATTGACCAACTACATTCGTCAATAACTAATGCATGCATTGAATATGCATATCTACTACATATATCCAACAAAAAACAAAAGGGACTGACGGTCGAACACGCAACAACCCATTATTCTCCTATATATACATTGCCAACTACTCAACCCAACCGGAGCAAAGCAAACACCACATCCACCTCACTCAGCTCAGCTCAACccaaccgaagaagaagaagaagaagaagaagaagaagaagaagaagaagaagaagaagaagaagaagaagatcagtCATGTTGCCAGGAAGGTTTCTCGGTCAGAAGAAGGTGAGGCCACCGACTGGTCCGCCCACAACCCCAAGAACACCAACCCCGGCGGCTACCTCAAGACCATCAACAATGGTGGCTCCGCGCGTGCCCTCAACAAAGTCACCAAGGGTGGCTACACCTGTGGcctcaagatcgtcagcaagagtgGCTTCCTCCACCGCATCAAGAACGTCAGCAATGGCAGTTCCGCCCACGCGCTCAAGAGTATCAACAACGTCGGCTCAACCCGCTACCTCGAGAACTTCAACAACGGCTAATCCACACGCGACCTCAAGAACGTCAACAACGGCAAATCAGTCCGCGACCTCAAGAACTTCAACGACTGCAAATCAGCATGCAACCTCAAGAACGTCAACAACGACAAATCCGTCCGCAACCTCAAGAACATCAACAACGACAAATTCGTCCATGACCTCAAGAATGTCAGCGGCATCAGTGACGGTGGCTCCTTCTGCGACCTCAAGAATGTCAGCAAGAGCCGCTCGTTCTGCTGCGACCTCAAGAGCGTCAACAGGAGCAACGGTGGCCTCAAACCGGTCGACGACACTGCAGCCAGGTGCGCCGACCTCAAGAACGGCTAGGACGAAAGCCCCACCCTTTTCTGCGACAACAAGTTGTAGTCGTGCCACTCCCACACGTCCACCAGTTCCCAGCATGCGTCGATGATCTCCGTCCATGTACGTCGTCCATCTTCGATGAAGTTAAGTGCATTCTGACCAGTTTACTTATGTTACAGTAAGTTAATAAATTTGTAAACTCAATTCGTTCGAGCCCGTGAGATGTAAGCCAAAAGTGTGCTAATTGCTAAATAAATTGAATGTAATTTATGTTACTTGTGTTGTTCTTTGTGCTGCCATGACACCGATGAATAGAACGAAagtttttctcgcaaaaaaaaagtgCCAGTTAACGCTGCAGATATTTATGTTTTTCCTGGTGTCATTGAGTCAAATTATTGGGTGATTAATTAACACGTTGCTGAACTACCTATGTCTTGTGTGTGTGCATTCCAGTTTCTTCCTGATATTCTTTAGCATTACCCCCAATGAGAAATAAGCGGAACGGCTCAAGGTAGTGCACTAGTAATTGAGCAGCGGGAAGATTCTAGAGAGAGGTTGAGCGGTGTTCTTATGTAGTGGTATTAACAAAGTACTTAACTTGCTCCAGTATTAGTGCTTAACGCTATGCAGTGCTACTAGGAGGACCAAACTAAATATGGAAGAGAAGGTCGACGAAGCTAGGCAGCTTGTGCGTGCGATGTGAAGGCCGGCCCACTCCTATTCATTTTTGAAACTTGACATGATCCCTGCCTACTGGCCCTGCTGATCAAATATAATTTGATTAATGTTTGACGGCTGTAGTGGTGGGGCATGCCTAGTGCTTACCGACTGAATCAACACTATGTGTAGAAAGGATTGTACCCCGAGAGCCACGGCAGAGGGGGAGCAGCCGCGTTGGTCGCGGGAGGGCGCTGCGCCGTGTTGGCGTTGCAGCCCCGACCCCCGCCACCCTTCTGCTTGCGGCCACcagagggcgcgggcgcgggttgTGGGGTGGGAGTAGGCGCGCGCGGCGCTGGCGGGGCTGAAAGAGCGCTGTGGCCAGCGGCGAGGCCGACGTGAAGTGTGGCGTGGGTCACCTGCCGGGCGGAGTGATGGAGGCGCTTCTCCTCCATGCAAAGGTACGTGACTGTCTTCGCGTACGTCGGCATGACGAGGGAGAGGTTGGCGGCGGACTGGCCAAGGTCGGGGTGGAGGCCGCGAAGGAGGTTGGTGAGGAGGACAGAGTCGTCGATGTTCATGCCGACATCGCGCAGCTCGTCGGCAAGAACCTTCAGCCGCGTGCAATACTCATCGATCGAAAGATCGTTTTGCTGCATAGTGAAGAACTCCCCTTGAAGGAAGACGCGGCGTTGGAGTTGATTGTCGGGGAAGAGGTCACACAGCCGCGTCCACATAGCGTACGCCGACGGGTCGCGGGAGTTCACCATGTTGAAGAGGCCGCCGGAGATGGTGAGGAAGAGCCACTTGACGATGCAGGCGTCCACAGCAAGCCACTCGTCGTCGTCCTTCATGTCGTGGAAGTCGACGCTCCCGTCAACATGCTCGATGAGACGGTAAGAGTGGAAGAGCAGCGCGAAGTAGGTGCGCCATGCGTTGTAGGATGGCGAGTCGAGGTCGAGGATGACGGGTACGTGGTCTTTGATGTGAAGTTCATTGAGGCGGTCGGAGGTGAACATGGCACCGCGAAAGAACCCGCGTCGGATgggtcggccttggagcgggacATGGTGGCGTCGGGTGATGGGAAGGGGGCAGCGGAGGTTACAGGAGGAAGAGAGtagcggcggcggcttagggtttgGGTGGGGGCCGAGGGAAGGGGCGCCGGTGGCTGTAGAAGAGCAGTggcggcggcactagggtttggGGAGACGGGAGCAACGACGGTTGTGGGAAGAAGGGAGCAGCGGCGGCGTAGGGTTTTgggtaggaggaggaggcggcggcagctacGGGAGAGGTAGTGGCGGCGGCGTTAGGGTTTGGAGTTGGCGGCAGCGGCAGCTACGGGAGGGTGCAACGGCTGCGGGTTGCGGAAGCGAGAGGAGATCGCggtaaaactgataccatgtagaaagGATATGCGGtgcaactcaattgtattccaTGGAGTACGATCAGTAGTTAGTCGGTATGGCTACTTCGTAATAGTAGTTAGTACTGTGTGCTTTCAAGAATCCCTGCATAATTGAGCAGTGGCAATTAGGGGGTCAAACCAATAGCTTTTTCAAAAGCATCTTAATCTTTGAAATGTACGATGAACATCTATATGACCAATGTGTAATGCAATATGCATTTGCTTTGAATGAAATGTGTGATTTGTGGTCTTAAGATGTTCAAATTGTGGTGAAATAAAAAAACTAGTTAATACATAAAAAGGACAAAAGAAATCCATCACAGGAAGAGATAAGGGCACCGAGCGGTGCCGTAATGTGTCCCGTTAGTGGTAGATATACCTCTGATGGACACCGACCATGGAATATTGTACTGCGTTTCTCGTTGTTGTGCATGATGTCAATGGACCATGGTTGTGCGGCTTCGACGGTGGTGTGCTGCGGTGGCAGCAGTGTGAGGCTATTAGGACGCTGCTGCCACAATCCTTGGAGGTGTGGAGATGTGCGGCGATACGGACGAAAGTCTTGCCCGAGGTTTGCCGGCCGGCGGTGAGGGCACCCGCAGGTGTCTTTTCCGCCCTTGGAGGTGTCGTCGAGGCGTGCAACCATCTCCCTCCCTCGCTTGGCATTGGTAgttgtctccgggcgaaagccttgaTTTGCAGGATCAGCACGATGGCGGCGTCCTTGACGCTGTTCCTCTGTTGGCAGCGTCATGCCTGGAGATGTGGTTTGGAGGTCCTTCGTTGCGCTCCTCCGGTGTTCGCCACTGTCCATGTTCGATCTACCGCGGCACAATGTACGACCGTCACTAGTGATACCAAGACGGTGGCTTTTCGGGTCTGATTGAGTCCGGCCGTTCACTTGCAACCTCCTTTAGGCATAAAGGGTGGATGGTGCATCAACAAGGAAAGCTCGGTGAGAGTTGGTGTTTCTTCGGAGTTGGCCTGCGTCGGTCTAGATGCGGCAAGGTTTTTTCGGTTTTAGGCAGGCGCTTCTCCGTTGTTATTGCTTTGTCGTGGGTGGAGTGGAATTGTTGCTTTGTCATGGGTGGAGTGGAGTTTTTGCTACGCTCGTTGTTCGCAGCAAGTTGTAGTTGCCTTGTATTTGAAATTCTCTCTTCTGTAAAGCTATGGTACACAATTTGCGTACTCTAAAAAAAGTAACTCGAATTCTTTAAAGATACGTTAAAAGACATGTATGAATTAGATTGAACAGATAAAAATCAACAACGACAAGGATTAGTCAAAATGGTGGCATGTGTCTTGTACAGATACATTGTTCCACTCTAAATTTAACATGAATAAAATGATctgtgtatgacatgtgggtccaaacACTTGACATACTTTGGCACCTGGTACCACTCTCTTGTCTCCCACACGTCAGTATGGGTCCCACCATTTTGAGGGGAGAAGGTTGAAATATTTTTGGCCCACCATCGAAAGTTTCGAATTTAGGTGAACACCCAAAAACCAATAGTCAACAAAGCATAATAACTGAAGAAATCTATTGAAACCAATAGTAGTAATATAAGGAGCAGGAGGAGAAGAAATGAAGACCAACGCGGCAGCAACCACAACCATTGACCCAACCGCATACCCATCCATGAAGAACAATGCATTGAATATAATACATATCTAATCCCCAAAAAAACAAAAGAGACTGACTGGCACTGGCAACATTAACGCCACCAAACCATTCTCCCACACGGTGGAAGCGCGTCGTCCGGCCGGAGCGCTTTCCCAAAGACCTTCCACCTCCTATATATGTGGAGCCATTGCCACAGGCTTCCTCAACCCAACCGGAGCAAAGTAAACACTATCCACCTCACCTCAGCCACCTCACCGGAGAAGAAGAATTATTGGAAGAGAAGCAGATCTTGTCATGGGCTAGCAAGCTACAAAGGTTCCCCCAAAGAATGTGAAGCCACCGTCAAGCAATACGCGGTTGACGAAGACAGCGGCCTCTAGGAGGAAGACGCTCCTGCCTCAGAAGAAGCAGATGAAACAGACGACGCCGTCTAAGAAGAATTAGCCTAAAAAACGGTGACAGCAGTCGCGCGGTGATCAGCATCCTCTTGCCAGGATGAAGTTAAGTGTGGTTCTGTCGAGTAGGACAGTTTGTGTTACAATAAGTTAATTTGTAAATTTGATTCGATCCGATCACTCATGTAGAATCTGTAGCTAGTTTGTCTATAGGCCAGAAGCGTGCTGGTTCACTTTGCGGCCAATTCAAGTCCttttttttccttctgttgttctaTGAGTCATGTGAGAGGTTATTGTTGGGAAGTTGAATAAAATGAAAGAGTCAGAAAAGAGATACATATAGGGTTAATACATCGCAAACCATTATCCCTTCGGTGAATTGAGCGTAGCACAGTTTGTTATGTTCCTTGTGGTGGAAGCTATCCATCCGGGTTCAAGTCCTTGACTTGAGAAGGGTGTTTGCACTTCTCCGGATATATTTCAGGGTATAACGACTTGTTCTTTGGGTGTAAGTGACGAGCCCATCGGCAGCGATGCACATGTTGTTACTTCGTCAATCACACGACCTGTTGGTTCAatttctcggaggtgctcataggaaatagagtgtgcatgtgtgcattcatACGGGAGTATACATTCATCTATGTGAACGTCCGCTGATTAAAAAACCCTTTAAGTTTCTTGTTTAAGCACCATCAGCTATGTCTATAGGAGGGGTGCCTAATTAAGCATCTTCCCAATACAAATAAGCATTGATGCATAAAGAAAagttggtttatttctctaagaaCCTCCCCTAAGCACATTGCATTCAACAAGTCCGAAGATAGGCAAATCAAGTATCTTGTCCCACTCACCGTCACACAAGTCATTAGACGGGGTCACCGAGTCTCGGAATAGGCTTTCGCCCAGCTTTATATATATAGGCAAACCATTACGTCTATACAGCAAGTTCAAGGGTCAAACATAAAAATAAAGGGCCTGCTAGGGCAACATCACAATTATgcccgaaaagaaaagaaaaatggggTACAAAGCTCCACAGAGCTGACGCAGCACCATCAAAGAAGCTATGCGAGAAGACACCCAGCCGCAATCAGCACCCTGATCATGGCGTCAAGACACTCCTTATCCCGCTGCCTCGAGTGCGAGGCCACCCAGTTGCTGTACTAAACACCCAAATCGTACATACCTTATATACTCCATGTATACATGATCAGTAACGCTATTAATACTGACTAGACATGATCGACCATACACTATTAAAATTGTTTAGATAATCCAAGCTCAAGAACTAGTTGAACATCTTATACAAGATACAACAGCAAAAGCGTGTATGCGTACATCACCGATCTATATAACTCATGACGTAGATATGCATACGCATAAGACTACACGTATATACCTAAAACGTAATCAGTAATGCTAGCTAATTCATTTGTTTAACGCTAGCTAATTCTGATGTGGTAGTAATAGTAGTTTAatgaggagaagaaaaaaaagaagaccAACGCGGCAATGACCACGACCATTAACCCAACCACATTAATCTGTCAATAACAATTCTTCTAAAAAACAAATCAAGAGACTGACTGGCTCCGGCAATGTCACCAAACTATTATTTACCATGGGAGAAGCGTGTTGTCCGGCCTATATAAATGCTGCCGTTGCCGCAAGTTCCCTCAACCTAACCAGAGCAAAGAAAACACCACATCgactagaagaagaagagaagCAGATTGCGTCATGGGAAAGCCAGGTACAAAGTATCTCCCTCAGAAGGCGAAGGCTAAGGTGAAGAAGGCACCGTCTGCTTCGTctaagaagaagaaggtggtgaccAAGACGAAACCCACGACCTCAAAGAAGAAGCAGACGCTGCTGTCTAAGAAGAAAcccaaaaacaagtgagtccagcCACCCATCGAGCTGCTCGGAGATCCCCATCCACGTTGGCCTGCATGATGAAGTTAAGTGTGTTTATGTCAACTATGTTAGATTTGCGATAAGTCAATTTGTATACTCGATTATTAAGTGAGGTGTGTTTGTGTCAAGTAGGTTAGTTTAGGTTGCAATAAGTCAATTTGTAAACTTGTTTCGATCTAGCCCGTGAAGTCCACATAGCTAGTTTTCATGTAGCCCAGAAGCGTGCTGGTTCACGTTAAGTAAAGTTTTTCTCCTGTGTTGTCAAGACGTGTGGCAGGTTGTGCGGTGACGAGTAAAAATATTTCATTATATGCGAATActatgaagaccagcgcggcctgtgcgacagaaatttccttgttgatgataggcgcttcagcatcaagctggatgagaccatcgaagtggatacagtaagtcacaacgacaaatcttttttcgtaattaagcatgacttatatatgcttcatttgcttcaacttataattttaaattttcactattctactagcgcatcccctgccatgcaagaatttttgtcttgaataagataggtttcagtgctatgaaaactatggaggtaaagagagtttacctgaagaccgagcatggttatactttcaacatcAAATTAtccaatgcagacacatacacctattttgaatgcaaaacttggcaaacactatgcaaggcttatgcatttgagcctgatatggttatcacctttgatattcgaagatgatattgaaggtaatagagacatctgggtcgatgtgcagacgcctccagttctaccattatgtgagttctcaaccatatttatgtctttgatattgtttatttcaaaaatagttaacaactaatttctattgacaacttattttcattcaagcaaccatgtccggcgcttggtagacaggacctactactgtcccggagctgaactaaactgcgaggag
Protein-coding regions in this window:
- the LOC123170356 gene encoding cell wall protein DAN4-like; translated protein: MLPGRFLGQKKVRPPTGPPTTPRTPTPAATSRPSTMVAPRVPSTKSPRVATPVASRSSARVASSTASRTSAMAVPPTRSRVSTTSAQPATSRTSTTANPHATSRTSTTANQSATSRTSTTANQHATSRTSTTTNPSATSRTSTTTNSSMTSRMSAASVTVAPSATSRMSARAARSAATSRASTGATVASNRSTTLQPGAPTSRTARTKAPPFSATTSCSRATPTRPPVPSMRR